Proteins from a single region of Nomia melanderi isolate GNS246 chromosome 9, iyNomMela1, whole genome shotgun sequence:
- the LOC116432600 gene encoding ATPase family gene 2 protein homolog A isoform X1: MTSKTKDSGRKSLFSLWVTCEKCESTLTSKNVADHEANCPPNLEKWSHDFIYCGTLYSTIEMYKSQGMCNNTYVIGHTTFYQCISCLEQPKNISPRALDDMVFMSQSALQLCDIAIGDPVLVSAEGGTVVKTAWPTKEKTLTSVSLTKHAMELNNLQGLVKIQKLNCPVTIAKEFIISNTGKHSVPETNTELNIILKNHNEQKIFFVGNKFSIPFYGKRLTYQIIQVTSDESTDSISEQFKQLNLTTDHTYSVKLYKALYNTKWTILSEKEEKKDEPQKHKYRMEDIGGYNNLIEDIKDVLNIGLGKCKSIGDFYISKGILLYGACGVGKSLIANALISEYDLNSSIIYSSDIYSKSLGETEQKLKDIFMEAKAKTPSIILIEEIDNLCPKRTTSSTDHERRVLSQLIALFDEIQNTNDNIVILATTSKLDQVDSSLRRPGRIDKEFEIYVPTPTMRIEILQKLLLKIPNTLTVQDVKDIAFVTHGFVGADLYGLCSQAVLNAVKCQQKTNVAFESFSKVTLPDFNLALAVAKPSAMKEVLIEVPNVRWSDIGGQKDLKLKLKQAVEWPLRHPEAFERMGITPPRGVLMFGPPGCSKTMIAKALATESKVNFLNIKGPELFSKWVGESEKAVREVFRKARQVSPSIVFIDEIDALGGERSSSSNGGSNVQERVLAQLLTELDGVTALGSVTLVAATNRPDKIDKALLRPGRLDRIIYVPLPDDETRQEIFDIKLRNMPVDGDVNIQDLVVITEGYSGAEIQAICHEAAMKALEEDLNAAVITKEHFKAALAIVTPRTPPSLINLYNSYLHKNY, translated from the exons atGACTTCAAAAACGAAAGACAGCGGAAGAAAGAGTCTTTTTTCTCTTTGGGTCACATGTGAAAAGTGTGAAAGCACGTTAACGTCGAAAAACGTAGCTGACCATGAAGCTAATTGTCCACCGAATTTGGAGAAATGGAGTcacgattttatttattgtggtACCTTATACAGTAccatagaaatgtataaatcaCAAGGTATGTGCAACAATACTTATGTCATTGGCCATACAACTTTTTACCAATGTATTTCTTGCTTAGAACAGCCAAAAAATATATCACCAAGAGCATTAGATGACATGGTCTTTATGTCCCAATCCGCATTACAATTGTGCGATATCGCAATAGGAGATCCTGTTTTGGTTAGCGCAGAAGGTGGCACAGTGGTTAAAACTGCATGGCCTACTAAAGAAAAAACACTCACGAGTGTCTCATTGACAAAGCATG CAATGGAattgaataatctgcagggccttgttaaaatacaaaaattgaattgtCCGGTTACTATTgctaaagaatttataatttctaatacgGGAAAGCATTCGGTACCGGAAACAAACACAGAACTTAACATAATACTGAAGAATCATaatgaacagaaaatatttttcgttggaaataaATTCAGCATACCATTTTATGGGAAGCGATTAACTTATCAGATTATACAAGTTACATCAGATGAAAGTACAGACAGTATATCGGAACAGTTTAAACAGCTGAATTTAACCACAGATCATACGTATAGTGTTAAACTTTACAAGGCACTTTACAATACAAAGTGGACCATTTTAAgcgagaaagaagagaaaaaagatgAACCTCAGAAACATAAATACAGAATGGAAGATATTGGAGGATATAATAATCTGATAGAAGACATTAAAGATGTTCTTAATATTGGTCTTGGTAAATGTAAAAGTATTGGAGATTTTTATATTAGTaaaggaatattattatatggtgCTTGTGGTGTTGGTAAATCTCTCATTGCGAATGCTTTAATATCTGAATATGATCTCAACAGTTCTATTATTTACAGTTCAGATATTTATAGCAAATCCCTCGGCGAAACAGAGCAGAAATTAAAAGACATTTTCATGGAAGCCAAAGCTAAAACCCCCAGTATAATTCTAATAGAAGAAATCGATAACTTATGCCCTAAAAGAACCACCTCCAGTACTGACCACGAAAGAAGAGTTCTCTCCCAATTAATAGCACTGTTTGACGAGATACAGAATACAAacgataatattgtaattttggcCACGACTTCGAAACTCGATCAGGTGGACAGTTCTCTTAGGAGACCTGGTAGAATAGACAAAGAATTCGAAATCTACGTGCCAACTCCAACTATGCGAATCGAAATACTACAAAAGTTGTTACTAAAAATACCAAACACTTTAACCGTGCAGGACGTAAAAGATATCGCGTTCGTTACTCACGGGTTTGTTGGAGCAGACTTGTACGGTCTATGTTCCCAGGCAGTCTTAAATGCTGTAAAGTGCCAACAAAAAACAAACGTAGCCTTTGAATCCTTTTCAAAAGTAACGTTACCTGATTTCAATCTCGCTTTAGCTGTAGCAAAACCGTCAGCCATGAAAGAGGTTCTGATAGAAGTACCTAACGTCAGGTGGTCTGACATAGGAGGGCAGAaggatttgaaattaaaattaaagcaaGCGGTTGAGTGGCCGTTGCGTCATCCTGAGGCATTTGAGAGAATGGGCATCACTCCGCCTAGGGGAGTTCTAATGTTTGGACCACCAGGTTGTTCTAAAACAATGATCGCGAAAGCTCTGGCAACAGAAAGTAAAGTCAATTTCCTAAACATAAAG GGTCCGGAGTTATTTTCAAAATGGGTCGGCGAGTCTGAGAAAGCTGTAAGAGAAGTATTTAGAAAAGCCAGGCAAGTGTCGCCTTCGATAGTATTTATTGATGAAATTGATGCGTTAGGGGGTGAAAGAAGTTCGTCCTCTAATGGTGGGAGCAACGTGCAAGAACGGGTTTTAGCGCAATTACTAACGGAACTCGATGGGGTTACTGCATTGGGAAGCGTTACACTAGTTGCTGCCACTAATCGACCCGATAAAATCGACAAG GCACTCCTTCGACCGGGTCGGTTGGACCGTATAATATATGTACCATTGCCCGATGACGAAACTAGGCAAGAGATTTTCGACATAAAGCTGAGGAACATGCCGGTCGACGGTGATGTAAATATTCAAGATCTAGTCGTAATCACAGAAGGATATTCTGGGGCAGAAATCCAGGCTATATGCCACGAGGCAGCGATGAAAGCACTGGAAGAGGATCTAAACGCCGCTGTAATCACCAAAGAACATTTCAAAGCGGCGCTGGCTATCGTTACACCTCGAACTCCACCGTCCTTGATCAATTTATACAACagctatttacataaaaattattaa
- the LOC116432600 gene encoding ATPase family gene 2 protein homolog A isoform X3 — protein sequence MVFMSQSALQLCDIAIGDPVLVSAEGGTVVKTAWPTKEKTLTSVSLTKHAMELNNLQGLVKIQKLNCPVTIAKEFIISNTGKHSVPETNTELNIILKNHNEQKIFFVGNKFSIPFYGKRLTYQIIQVTSDESTDSISEQFKQLNLTTDHTYSVKLYKALYNTKWTILSEKEEKKDEPQKHKYRMEDIGGYNNLIEDIKDVLNIGLGKCKSIGDFYISKGILLYGACGVGKSLIANALISEYDLNSSIIYSSDIYSKSLGETEQKLKDIFMEAKAKTPSIILIEEIDNLCPKRTTSSTDHERRVLSQLIALFDEIQNTNDNIVILATTSKLDQVDSSLRRPGRIDKEFEIYVPTPTMRIEILQKLLLKIPNTLTVQDVKDIAFVTHGFVGADLYGLCSQAVLNAVKCQQKTNVAFESFSKVTLPDFNLALAVAKPSAMKEVLIEVPNVRWSDIGGQKDLKLKLKQAVEWPLRHPEAFERMGITPPRGVLMFGPPGCSKTMIAKALATESKVNFLNIKGPELFSKWVGESEKAVREVFRKARQVSPSIVFIDEIDALGGERSSSSNGGSNVQERVLAQLLTELDGVTALGSVTLVAATNRPDKIDKALLRPGRLDRIIYVPLPDDETRQEIFDIKLRNMPVDGDVNIQDLVVITEGYSGAEIQAICHEAAMKALEEDLNAAVITKEHFKAALAIVTPRTPPSLINLYNSYLHKNY from the exons ATGGTCTTTATGTCCCAATCCGCATTACAATTGTGCGATATCGCAATAGGAGATCCTGTTTTGGTTAGCGCAGAAGGTGGCACAGTGGTTAAAACTGCATGGCCTACTAAAGAAAAAACACTCACGAGTGTCTCATTGACAAAGCATG CAATGGAattgaataatctgcagggccttgttaaaatacaaaaattgaattgtCCGGTTACTATTgctaaagaatttataatttctaatacgGGAAAGCATTCGGTACCGGAAACAAACACAGAACTTAACATAATACTGAAGAATCATaatgaacagaaaatatttttcgttggaaataaATTCAGCATACCATTTTATGGGAAGCGATTAACTTATCAGATTATACAAGTTACATCAGATGAAAGTACAGACAGTATATCGGAACAGTTTAAACAGCTGAATTTAACCACAGATCATACGTATAGTGTTAAACTTTACAAGGCACTTTACAATACAAAGTGGACCATTTTAAgcgagaaagaagagaaaaaagatgAACCTCAGAAACATAAATACAGAATGGAAGATATTGGAGGATATAATAATCTGATAGAAGACATTAAAGATGTTCTTAATATTGGTCTTGGTAAATGTAAAAGTATTGGAGATTTTTATATTAGTaaaggaatattattatatggtgCTTGTGGTGTTGGTAAATCTCTCATTGCGAATGCTTTAATATCTGAATATGATCTCAACAGTTCTATTATTTACAGTTCAGATATTTATAGCAAATCCCTCGGCGAAACAGAGCAGAAATTAAAAGACATTTTCATGGAAGCCAAAGCTAAAACCCCCAGTATAATTCTAATAGAAGAAATCGATAACTTATGCCCTAAAAGAACCACCTCCAGTACTGACCACGAAAGAAGAGTTCTCTCCCAATTAATAGCACTGTTTGACGAGATACAGAATACAAacgataatattgtaattttggcCACGACTTCGAAACTCGATCAGGTGGACAGTTCTCTTAGGAGACCTGGTAGAATAGACAAAGAATTCGAAATCTACGTGCCAACTCCAACTATGCGAATCGAAATACTACAAAAGTTGTTACTAAAAATACCAAACACTTTAACCGTGCAGGACGTAAAAGATATCGCGTTCGTTACTCACGGGTTTGTTGGAGCAGACTTGTACGGTCTATGTTCCCAGGCAGTCTTAAATGCTGTAAAGTGCCAACAAAAAACAAACGTAGCCTTTGAATCCTTTTCAAAAGTAACGTTACCTGATTTCAATCTCGCTTTAGCTGTAGCAAAACCGTCAGCCATGAAAGAGGTTCTGATAGAAGTACCTAACGTCAGGTGGTCTGACATAGGAGGGCAGAaggatttgaaattaaaattaaagcaaGCGGTTGAGTGGCCGTTGCGTCATCCTGAGGCATTTGAGAGAATGGGCATCACTCCGCCTAGGGGAGTTCTAATGTTTGGACCACCAGGTTGTTCTAAAACAATGATCGCGAAAGCTCTGGCAACAGAAAGTAAAGTCAATTTCCTAAACATAAAG GGTCCGGAGTTATTTTCAAAATGGGTCGGCGAGTCTGAGAAAGCTGTAAGAGAAGTATTTAGAAAAGCCAGGCAAGTGTCGCCTTCGATAGTATTTATTGATGAAATTGATGCGTTAGGGGGTGAAAGAAGTTCGTCCTCTAATGGTGGGAGCAACGTGCAAGAACGGGTTTTAGCGCAATTACTAACGGAACTCGATGGGGTTACTGCATTGGGAAGCGTTACACTAGTTGCTGCCACTAATCGACCCGATAAAATCGACAAG GCACTCCTTCGACCGGGTCGGTTGGACCGTATAATATATGTACCATTGCCCGATGACGAAACTAGGCAAGAGATTTTCGACATAAAGCTGAGGAACATGCCGGTCGACGGTGATGTAAATATTCAAGATCTAGTCGTAATCACAGAAGGATATTCTGGGGCAGAAATCCAGGCTATATGCCACGAGGCAGCGATGAAAGCACTGGAAGAGGATCTAAACGCCGCTGTAATCACCAAAGAACATTTCAAAGCGGCGCTGGCTATCGTTACACCTCGAACTCCACCGTCCTTGATCAATTTATACAACagctatttacataaaaattattaa
- the LOC116432607 gene encoding uncharacterized protein LOC116432607 encodes MSVVVRCDRPYGKKELKEIIKSCGGCPPMEPQCPPCPPSYSEPIICCPPSPPSGNCPSSLPCPPRPFVCPPCCCYPCVTCAPLPKPVPAPPEYGPVIRTRVTSGGLFYTGTIKCYPCVPCTTPVCCP; translated from the exons ATGTCGGTGGTTGTAAGGTGCGACCGCCCTTACGGTAAGAAAGAgctgaaagaaattattaaaag TTGTGGTGGTTGTCCACCGATGGAACCACAATGCCCACCGTGTCCTCCGTCGTACTCGGAACCCATAATTTGTTGCCCTCCTAGTCCACCTAGTGGTAATTGCCCATCTTCATTACCTTGCCCTCCACGACCTTTTGTATGCCCGCCCTGTTGCTGCTATCCGTGCGTCACCTGTGCACCTTTACCTAAGCCAGTGCCCGCTCCTCCCGAATATGGACCCGTTATAAGGACACGTGTCACCTCTGGAGGACTTTTCTACACTGGGACCATCAAATGTTATCCTTGCGTACCTTGCACAACACCTGTTTGCTGTCCCTAA
- the LOC143174875 gene encoding uncharacterized protein LOC143174875: protein MEKEPCELCSRGHTDRSSCTITTCTWPLLNIDRPKDCQEYYPPIKRIKAVRFIQPANTTRGYAPWTNLMYRPIIQVT from the exons atggaaaaggaACCTTGCGAATTGTGCTCACGGGGTCATACGGACAGGTCCAGTTGCACGATAACAACCTGCACCTGGCCTTTGTTGAATATTGATCGACCTAAGGATTGCCAGGAGTATTATCCtccaattaaaagaataaaGGCAGTCag GTTTATACAACCGGCGAATACGACACGAGGTTACGCGCCATGGACGAATTTAATGTATCGTCCTATAATACAAG TAACATAG
- the LOC116432596 gene encoding uncharacterized protein LOC116432596: MEALWNRMQLERPPNATYCIQRNKFDTTEFFNVLDKALKDLKSQELLHKEAAILSRLIYRMKIKFRNDKGVKSMSKLNRALLNYLSLSLEKEYENLKSYVEINSNKIKLPTKQMVEYVLVRIQGFAKLMARIEETSKHAAHFLKCRIALGHAWTVATIAYSVVSRIWLLSRHLIKRSCIWYNDLYQYLELFKAIGVNWLPTEFELPTNLEVWLALPWINEPISNVPSTYGLSNTMFKLIIPRDYDSDEDIALDVCNYSKETHQTSSLNPQKENLTYNNVTIGEQNLIFDNDPGEFIDRRTFNLKPTKQNTLQNAPVVAKKEKHKEIIEVEDKISQNIEDDGVSIKRENFKMTPKHLNKKRDPPKVLTLDNVKNKSELIVLLNNESYPDLDKLQWNMIRNKGKKLLNKLDASSDEANQSFPLKKAVKRIQRWLFILLLIDIILTIMDDDPREVLALLNSLGFVGITAQQLKGFMKDLKLYRKVKEREKQQRKEEITKKIIEKQQSDIKRILREQRKQFSSAENYVTTDSSNSYVDSPIVKVKVQCVSSDKENKKCSSTEGSSLGTKQNGVTKSKPKTVSDPYNVKSTSVTHEGDNTSTHLKSYKKCSEYLKEDSGLVRKPRTKLENDTVLPHHKESISLQPKRPMSAPNILEHEQERVGSSQTKSILSTKTSHSGTKSFIRPWRLQPEAQKSLSNKKSDPVALYQKYQQEWKQMSFPGEAKHASLRWAIREKMLGGDPHPMPLPRKSTSMPTLKKK, translated from the exons atgGAGGCATTATGGAATCGAATGCAATTAGAACGTCCACCGAATGCAACTTATTGCATCCAACGTAATAAATTTG ATACAACGGAATTTTTTAATGTCTTAGACAAGGCTCTGAAAGATTTGAAATCCCAAGAGCTGTTGCACAAGGAAGCAGCTATTTTAAGTAGACTAATTTAccgtatgaaaattaaatttcgaaatgaTAAGGGTGTGAAATCCATGTCGAAACTTAATAGAGCTTTGTTGAATTATCTTTCTTTATCTCTTgaaaaagaatatgaaaatcTGAAAAGCTACGTTGAAATAAACAGCAACAAGATTAAGTTACCTACTAAGCAAATGGTAGAATATGTTTTAGTAAGGATTCAGGGGTTTGCAAAGTTAATGGCACGCATAGAAGAAACCTCAAAGCATGCTGCCCACTTTCTTAAGTGTAGAATAGCTTTAGGCCATGCTTGGACCGTTGCCACTATTGCATATTCTGTTGTTAGTAGAATATG GCTTTTATCAAGGCATTTAATAAAAAGATCTTGTATATGGTATAATGATTTATATCAGTACTTAGAATTATTCAAAGCAATAGGTGTAAATTGGCTTCCTACAGAGTTTGAACTGCCAACTAATTTAGAAGTATGGCTAGCATTGCCATGGATAAATGAACCTATATCAAA TGTTCCCAGTACTTATGGATTAAGTAATACAatgttcaaattaattattccccGTGATTACGACTCAGATGAAGACATAGCATTAGATGTGTGTAACTACAGCAAGGAAACGCATCAAACCAGTTCTTTGAATCcacagaaagaaaatttaacataTAACAATGTAACAATAGGGGAACAAAATCTTATTTTTGACAATGATCCAGGAG AATTTATAGATCGCCgcacttttaatttaaaaccaACTAAACAGAATACATTGCAAAATGCGCCTGTAGTTGCAAAAAAGGAGAAAcacaaagaaatcatagaagtCGAAGATAAAATTAGTCAAAATATCGAAGACGATGGTGTAAGCATAAaacgtgaaaatttcaaaatgacaccgaaacatttaaataaaaagagagaCCCACCAAAAGTATTAACACTGGACAATGTTAAGAACAAATCAGAGTTAATAGTACTACTGAATAACGAATCATATCCCGATTTGGATAAACTGCAGTGGAACATGATcagaaacaaagggaaaaaaCTGTTGAATAAACTAGACGCATCTTCCGACGAGGCGAATCAATCATTTCCGTTGAAGAAAGCAGTTAAACGCATACAACGGTGGCTC TTTATATTGTTGTTGATCGATATTATTTTGACAATAATGGACGATGATCCAAGAGAGGTGCTGGCTCTTCTTAATTCACTGGGATTCGTTGGAATTACTGCGCAACAGTTGAAAGGTTTTATGAAAG ATTTGAAGTTGTATAGAAAAGTAAAAGAACGTGAAAAGcaacaaagaaaagaagaaatcacgaagaaaataatagagaaacagCAAAGTgatataaaaagaattcttaGAGAACAGAGGAAGCAGTTCTCTTCAGCTGAGAACTATGTGACCACTGATTCCTCTAATTCTTATGTTGACAGTCCTATCGTAAAGGTAAAGGTACAATGTGTGTCAAGTGATAAAGAGAATAAAAAGTGTTCAAGTACGGAAGGTAGTTCTTTAGGTACAAAGCAAAATGGTGTTACAAAGTCAAAGCCCAAAACAGTGTCTGATCCTTACAATGTTAAATCTACTAGTGTTACCCATGAAGGAGATAATACCAGTACTCATTTAAAAAGTTACAAAAAATGCtcagaatatttaaaagaagaCAGTGGTCTTGTAAGGAAGCCCAGAACAAAACTAGAAAATGATACAGTTCTTCCTCATCATAAGGAGTCAATATCTTTACAACCCAAAAGACCCATGAGTGCTCCAAATATACTAGAACACGAGCAAGAACGGGTTGGAAGTAGTCAAACAAAAAGTATATTGTCTACAAAAACTTCTCACTCTGGAACAAAATCCT TCATTAGGCCATGGAGGTTACAACCAGAAGCTCAAAAAAgtttaagtaataaaaaatcTGACCCAGTTGCACTTTATCAAAAGTATCAACAAGAGTGGAAGCAGATGTCTTTCCCTGGGGAAGCTAAACATGCAAGCCTAAGGTGGGCAATACGTGAAAAAATGTTAGGTGGAGATCCTCATCCTATG CCTCTTCCCAGGAAGTCGACTAGTATGccaactttaaaaaaaaaatga
- the LOC116432606 gene encoding uncharacterized protein LOC116432606: MQTAAGAGGGLYLEVAVLRRRSYHLLFDARPQRIVSKKLQSSDMKLNGTCIMLLLIVCAFWTIGETLSCDQCGRECADICGTRQFRACCFNNMKKRQYDGGLKLWMRPRRYTIRLQPDYDV, from the exons ATGCAGACGGCGGCAGGAGCTGGTGGGGGACTATATCTTGAGGTGGCGGTCCTCCGCAGGAGGTCTTATCACTTGCTCTTCGACGCTCGTCCCCAAAGGATTG tttcaaagaaaCTTCAATCGTCAGACATGAAGCTGAACGGCACTTGCATCATGCTGCTGCTTATCG TGTGCGCGTTCTGGACCATCGGGGAGACTCTGTCCTGCGACCAGTGCGGCAGGGAATGCGCCGACATATGCGGCACCCGACAGTTCCGGGCCTGTTGCTTCAACAACATGAAGAAGAGGCAGTACGACGGTGGATTGAAGCTGTGGATGAGACCGCGCCGATACACCATTCGCCTGCAGCCGGACTACGACGTGTAA
- the LOC116432600 gene encoding ATPase family gene 2 protein homolog A isoform X2, with protein sequence MTSKTKDSGRKSLFSLWVTCEKCESTLTSKNVADHEANCPPNLEKWSHDFIYCGTLYSTIEMYKSQEQPKNISPRALDDMVFMSQSALQLCDIAIGDPVLVSAEGGTVVKTAWPTKEKTLTSVSLTKHAMELNNLQGLVKIQKLNCPVTIAKEFIISNTGKHSVPETNTELNIILKNHNEQKIFFVGNKFSIPFYGKRLTYQIIQVTSDESTDSISEQFKQLNLTTDHTYSVKLYKALYNTKWTILSEKEEKKDEPQKHKYRMEDIGGYNNLIEDIKDVLNIGLGKCKSIGDFYISKGILLYGACGVGKSLIANALISEYDLNSSIIYSSDIYSKSLGETEQKLKDIFMEAKAKTPSIILIEEIDNLCPKRTTSSTDHERRVLSQLIALFDEIQNTNDNIVILATTSKLDQVDSSLRRPGRIDKEFEIYVPTPTMRIEILQKLLLKIPNTLTVQDVKDIAFVTHGFVGADLYGLCSQAVLNAVKCQQKTNVAFESFSKVTLPDFNLALAVAKPSAMKEVLIEVPNVRWSDIGGQKDLKLKLKQAVEWPLRHPEAFERMGITPPRGVLMFGPPGCSKTMIAKALATESKVNFLNIKGPELFSKWVGESEKAVREVFRKARQVSPSIVFIDEIDALGGERSSSSNGGSNVQERVLAQLLTELDGVTALGSVTLVAATNRPDKIDKALLRPGRLDRIIYVPLPDDETRQEIFDIKLRNMPVDGDVNIQDLVVITEGYSGAEIQAICHEAAMKALEEDLNAAVITKEHFKAALAIVTPRTPPSLINLYNSYLHKNY encoded by the exons atGACTTCAAAAACGAAAGACAGCGGAAGAAAGAGTCTTTTTTCTCTTTGGGTCACATGTGAAAAGTGTGAAAGCACGTTAACGTCGAAAAACGTAGCTGACCATGAAGCTAATTGTCCACCGAATTTGGAGAAATGGAGTcacgattttatttattgtggtACCTTATACAGTAccatagaaatgtataaatcaCAAG AACAGCCAAAAAATATATCACCAAGAGCATTAGATGACATGGTCTTTATGTCCCAATCCGCATTACAATTGTGCGATATCGCAATAGGAGATCCTGTTTTGGTTAGCGCAGAAGGTGGCACAGTGGTTAAAACTGCATGGCCTACTAAAGAAAAAACACTCACGAGTGTCTCATTGACAAAGCATG CAATGGAattgaataatctgcagggccttgttaaaatacaaaaattgaattgtCCGGTTACTATTgctaaagaatttataatttctaatacgGGAAAGCATTCGGTACCGGAAACAAACACAGAACTTAACATAATACTGAAGAATCATaatgaacagaaaatatttttcgttggaaataaATTCAGCATACCATTTTATGGGAAGCGATTAACTTATCAGATTATACAAGTTACATCAGATGAAAGTACAGACAGTATATCGGAACAGTTTAAACAGCTGAATTTAACCACAGATCATACGTATAGTGTTAAACTTTACAAGGCACTTTACAATACAAAGTGGACCATTTTAAgcgagaaagaagagaaaaaagatgAACCTCAGAAACATAAATACAGAATGGAAGATATTGGAGGATATAATAATCTGATAGAAGACATTAAAGATGTTCTTAATATTGGTCTTGGTAAATGTAAAAGTATTGGAGATTTTTATATTAGTaaaggaatattattatatggtgCTTGTGGTGTTGGTAAATCTCTCATTGCGAATGCTTTAATATCTGAATATGATCTCAACAGTTCTATTATTTACAGTTCAGATATTTATAGCAAATCCCTCGGCGAAACAGAGCAGAAATTAAAAGACATTTTCATGGAAGCCAAAGCTAAAACCCCCAGTATAATTCTAATAGAAGAAATCGATAACTTATGCCCTAAAAGAACCACCTCCAGTACTGACCACGAAAGAAGAGTTCTCTCCCAATTAATAGCACTGTTTGACGAGATACAGAATACAAacgataatattgtaattttggcCACGACTTCGAAACTCGATCAGGTGGACAGTTCTCTTAGGAGACCTGGTAGAATAGACAAAGAATTCGAAATCTACGTGCCAACTCCAACTATGCGAATCGAAATACTACAAAAGTTGTTACTAAAAATACCAAACACTTTAACCGTGCAGGACGTAAAAGATATCGCGTTCGTTACTCACGGGTTTGTTGGAGCAGACTTGTACGGTCTATGTTCCCAGGCAGTCTTAAATGCTGTAAAGTGCCAACAAAAAACAAACGTAGCCTTTGAATCCTTTTCAAAAGTAACGTTACCTGATTTCAATCTCGCTTTAGCTGTAGCAAAACCGTCAGCCATGAAAGAGGTTCTGATAGAAGTACCTAACGTCAGGTGGTCTGACATAGGAGGGCAGAaggatttgaaattaaaattaaagcaaGCGGTTGAGTGGCCGTTGCGTCATCCTGAGGCATTTGAGAGAATGGGCATCACTCCGCCTAGGGGAGTTCTAATGTTTGGACCACCAGGTTGTTCTAAAACAATGATCGCGAAAGCTCTGGCAACAGAAAGTAAAGTCAATTTCCTAAACATAAAG GGTCCGGAGTTATTTTCAAAATGGGTCGGCGAGTCTGAGAAAGCTGTAAGAGAAGTATTTAGAAAAGCCAGGCAAGTGTCGCCTTCGATAGTATTTATTGATGAAATTGATGCGTTAGGGGGTGAAAGAAGTTCGTCCTCTAATGGTGGGAGCAACGTGCAAGAACGGGTTTTAGCGCAATTACTAACGGAACTCGATGGGGTTACTGCATTGGGAAGCGTTACACTAGTTGCTGCCACTAATCGACCCGATAAAATCGACAAG GCACTCCTTCGACCGGGTCGGTTGGACCGTATAATATATGTACCATTGCCCGATGACGAAACTAGGCAAGAGATTTTCGACATAAAGCTGAGGAACATGCCGGTCGACGGTGATGTAAATATTCAAGATCTAGTCGTAATCACAGAAGGATATTCTGGGGCAGAAATCCAGGCTATATGCCACGAGGCAGCGATGAAAGCACTGGAAGAGGATCTAAACGCCGCTGTAATCACCAAAGAACATTTCAAAGCGGCGCTGGCTATCGTTACACCTCGAACTCCACCGTCCTTGATCAATTTATACAACagctatttacataaaaattattaa